The sequence CCGCCGCGGCATCCAGTATTCCGCCACCGGCTCCGGCAGGGCGGCGTCGCGCTCCAGAACGCGGCGGATGGTCCAGAGGTGGCGCACGAGCCGCTCGAGCGCCGGGCCCGGGGCCTCGTCGGCGACAGCGACCATCTCCGCCTCGCCCGCGGCCAGCACGAGCGCGAGCAGCGCCCCCTCCCGCGAGCCGACCGAGAGATACGCCGCCCGCGTGGCGAGGCGGTCGAGCGCCCGCCCGAGCCGGTCCATCTCCGCATGCGCCGCCTGTCGCTCGTCCGGGGTGGGCGCGTCGATCGCCCGGCCGTCGCAGAGGTGCTTGCGGGCGATCATCGCGTCGGCCTCGCGGGCGAGGGCTCGGAGGGGGCAGTCTGCGTGGGGGTGGTCGGGCCGCGCGAACGGGCTCGCGGCCGCGGGGGCGGCCGGGATCGGGGAGGGGACCATGACGGGCTCCTTCGGGGCGAGCGGGTCTGGCGCGCGCGATGGCGCGCACGGGGGTGGCGGGGATCTCTTGATGCCATTAGTATCATACGGGCGGACCGCCCTCGTCAATACCAAAAGTATCGAAGCGATCTAGAAAGTGCGCCGATGGCCGGCAATCCGCCCCGCATCACCTCCGAGCAGGTCCGCGCCGCCCGCGGCCTCCTGCGCTGGACCCAGCAGAAGCTCGCCGAGGAATCAGGGGTCTCGCTCCCCACGATCAAGCGCCTCGAGGCCGAGGCGGGCCCGGTCGGCGGGCTCAACATGACCGCCACGACGCTGCGCCGCGCCTTCGAGGACGCGGGGGTGGTGTTCATCGACGCCAACGGGGGTGGGGTGGGAGTGCGATTCCGGGAGCGCTGACTTCGACTACGAGCCTCCCCGACTCGCCCAGTCCTCTGATAACGTGCTTGTGGAGCGTGCGTCGGTGCACTACCCGTTCTCACGGTGGCATCGCCGCTTGGTGCGCATTGCTCGGGAGGCTGAGGAGTACAGGTGAGCGAAAAGAACCTTCTTTATCTCAGGGATTGGCTGTTCGAGGCAGTCCGAGACCGAGCAAGTCGCATCGTGCAGCCGCTAGGGATTTTCTTGGCGACGGACGTCGGCGTTGAGCGATCCGAGAACCAGGATCGTGTGGCCGTGATGTCCTGCGCCCGGCCGCCCGGAGAGAGTTTCGTTTGTGCCGCCCTTAGCGACGGCATGGGGGGAATGGTCAACGGTTCGGAGTGTGCGGCAATGACACTAGCCGCCTTGTTTCACTCGCTTCGCCGACATCAGGGCCCTTTCGAAGAGGCCTTGTTCCAAGCAGTGAATTTCGCCAACGAGCGAGTGTTCGAGTTCGCAAAGGGAAAAGGTGGTGCAACTTTATCAGCTATAATTGTTTCGGAAAATGCGACTTACGTGGTCAATGTTGGTGATAGCCGTGTCTACTCAACCAAAGAACAAAATCTCTTCCATTTAGCTCGTGAGACAAAGGATGATACCTTTGAAGAATTGTTCTCAAGGCCGAACCGCGGGCTCATTCAGTATGTTGGTATCGGCGAGGGGCTTGTTCCACATATTGGGCGACTCGATCCTGACATAGCAACAATATACATAACATCAGATGGAATTCATTATCTAGATCAGCACCTATTAACGGAAATGATTCGAAAGGCTCCCGAACCCAAGGCTGCCGCGGAGCGGCTCGTTGCTCTCGCGAGGTGGTTCGGGGGACACGACAACGGATCCATTGTGGCGTTGCGGCCCAAGGAGATTCAACCGGAACTCGTCGCCCGAGACCTACCCATCATTGAAATTTGGAGCGTGACTGATAAACTGACTATCATGATCGATGAAGCGCGTGTTGCGAATCGGCCTATCTCCGATAGAAGAGG comes from Salinarimonas sp. and encodes:
- a CDS encoding helix-turn-helix transcriptional regulator, whose product is MAGNPPRITSEQVRAARGLLRWTQQKLAEESGVSLPTIKRLEAEAGPVGGLNMTATTLRRAFEDAGVVFIDANGGGVGVRFRER
- a CDS encoding protein phosphatase 2C domain-containing protein, translated to MSEKNLLYLRDWLFEAVRDRASRIVQPLGIFLATDVGVERSENQDRVAVMSCARPPGESFVCAALSDGMGGMVNGSECAAMTLAALFHSLRRHQGPFEEALFQAVNFANERVFEFAKGKGGATLSAIIVSENATYVVNVGDSRVYSTKEQNLFHLARETKDDTFEELFSRPNRGLIQYVGIGEGLVPHIGRLDPDIATIYITSDGIHYLDQHLLTEMIRKAPEPKAAAERLVALARWFGGHDNGSIVALRPKEIQPELVARDLPIIEIWSVTDKLTIMIDEARVANRPISDRRGREGDQTPDERLKPKGRPTRPGRSSRRKKRDTSQSAGRDQLRIEVEQITGSHDDIDRE